In the genome of Nycticebus coucang isolate mNycCou1 chromosome X, mNycCou1.pri, whole genome shotgun sequence, the window CCAGAGAGAAGAGCAAGAGTGAGGGAGTAAGCCCAAGGGAACCTAGAGGAGTCAGAGTGAGAAAAAGAGGGCCGGGAGGACGCACTATTGAAACAGCGTGACCATGGCTGTCTCTACACCTCCGGTGATCTCTGCAACTTCCTGTAGCACTGGTGTCTCGGGGAGCTTATTTTGGGCAGAACCTCACTACTTGACTCCGGGagaattctcttgtctcacccccaATATGATAAACAGTTTCAGGTCCAAATACCACAGCAGCAGTGTGGGGGGCAGGGCAGGTAGTGGTAGAgacatcagcagcagcagcaacaccaACACCAGCACCAATGAGTGCTGGATGATCAACATGAATGGGGTAAAGTTGGCTTCGTTCCTGATGGACGGCCAGGAACTGATCTGCCTGCCCCAAGCGTTTGATCTTTTTCTCAAGCACCTGGTAGGGGGATTGCACATGGTGTACACGAAGCTGAAAAGACTGGACATATCCCCCATAGTGTGTACTGTTGAACAGGTATGGATCCTCCACAGGCTGGGGGCCATCCAGCCCGGGGTGAACCGCTGCAAACTCATTACCAGGAAAGACCTTGAAACTTTGTTCACCAATTGCACCAATGCCAGGTGAGACATTCCCTTCTTGGCGTGCTTGCTTCTCTTACCCCTGTGCCCTCTTCTGCATGTCTTGACACCCTCATCCAACTTCGTCTGTAGAGAGAGAGACTTAGCTAGCTTGCCTCTCCTTTTCATACTGTAAATCATTGGGGAAAGAGACTAGAAAGACTCATTAATTGAAGATCTATTCTAGTCCCCTCTCAGTGGAGGGATTGAGTCTAAAAAAGTCTAGCACAAACTTAGTTTGCAGTCCTCTACTGAAACTGTCCAACCTCTCACCCCTATCTTGCATGGCTTTTGGCTGCTTGTGGTTTTTTGTTAATTCTTTgatttggttttctttccttttattttgtggCCGTATGAGTCGGTTAGGTTTTCTCTTGAACAGGAACACCAAGGGCTTTTTGGTGGACGCAGGGGAGTGGGTAGCAGATCTATGAACTTGGCTCCTAAACTGGCAACCCAAAGCACAGCATTGGGAGATATAGGAATCGGAAGATTAGAATCCATCCCAGAGGAGTGATT includes:
- the DACH2 gene encoding dachshund homolog 2, with amino-acid sequence MAVSTPPVISATSCSTGVSGSLFWAEPHYLTPGEFSCLTPNMINSFRSKYHSSSVGGRAGSGRDISSSSNTNTSTNECWMINMNGVKLASFLMDGQELICLPQAFDLFLKHLVGGLHMVYTKLKRLDISPIVCTVEQVWILHRLGAIQPGVNRCKLITRKDLETLFTNCTNAR